A portion of the Cryptomeria japonica chromosome 5, Sugi_1.0, whole genome shotgun sequence genome contains these proteins:
- the LOC131060467 gene encoding protein NUCLEAR FUSION DEFECTIVE 4 isoform X2: MLIIVWLALCLGTNSATWFNTAVLVTNMRNFPYSRGTLAGILKGYVGLSAAVYTEIYIGGFEKESVKQLFFLTVGIPAACLLLMYFVRPCTPASAEDSEKHGYFTFIQATSIVLAFYLLTTAIIDDVFSLDKNFISKIFLGLTFVLLLTPIGIPLKLTFLAIRDDHHREPLLGTEGNGSTSKSDANENLPQNPSSENLLSSMPDENEMERENSNMNLCVTHPSFTEDSEWDTDILLAEGEGAVCKKRKPRRGEDFKLRQALVKADFWLLFLVYFCGVGSGVTVLNNLAQIGIAEGLDDVTILLSLFSIANFIGRLGGGVVSEHFVRSKAIPRTIWMTVSQTIMIAAHILFASAITGSLEIGCVLLGICYGVQFSVMVPTASELFGLKHFGMIYNFLTIGNPLGAFFFSGLLAGYIYDIEAAKQSFLLRTSDIECLGSSCFRLTFFILAGVCAVGSLLSIYLTYRIRPVYEMLYAGGSFSIPRHDDPQQQK, translated from the exons ATGCTTATTATT GTGTGGTTAGCACTATGTCTTGGTACAAACAGTGCAACATGGTTCAATACTGCTGTTCTTGTCACCAATATGCGAAATTTCCCCTACAGTAGGGGCACTTTAGCGGGCATTCTGAAAGGTTATGTTGGACTTAGTGCTGCTGTATATACAGAAATTtacattggaggttttgagaaGGAATCAGTGAAGCAGCTGTTTTTTCTTACTGTGGGTATTCCTGCtgcttgtcttcttttaatgtattttgttaggCCTTGCACACCAGCTTCGGCAGAAGACTCAGAGAAGCATGGATACTTCACCTTTATCCAAGCTACAAGcattgttttggcattttatcttcTAACAACTGCTATTATAGATGATGTTTTCTCCCTAGATAAAAATTTTATCTCTAAAATATTTTTGGGCTTAACGTTTGTCCTCCTTCTGACACCAATTGGAATTCCACTCAAGCTCACATTTCTTGCAATCAGAGATGATCATCACAGAGAGCCCCTTCTAGGTACTGAAGGTAATGGTTCTACCTCCAAATCTGATGCAAATGAAAACTTGCCACAGAATCCCTCAAGTGAAAATCTTCTATCAAGTATGCCAGATGAGAATGAAATGGAAAGGGAAAATTCAAATATGAACCTTTGTGTAACACACCCATCGTTTACAGAAGACTCAGAATGGGATACAGATATTCTTTTAGCAGAAGGAGAGGGAGCGGTTTgcaaaaaaagaaaaccaagaagagGAGAAGATTTCAAACTGCGTCAGGCACTTGTGAAGGCTGATTTCTGGCTTTTATTTTTAGTCTACTTTTGTGGTGTAGGTTCTGGTGTTACAGTCCTAAATAATTTAGCACAGATTGGTATTGCTGAAGGCTTAGATGACGTCACCATTTTGTTATCACTGTTTAGCATTGCTAATTTTATTGGACGCCTTGGTGGTGGTGTAGTATCAGAACATTTTGTCAG ATCAAAAGCAATACCGCGGACAATCTGGATGACAGTTTCACAGACAATAATGATTGCAGCTCATATTTTATTTGCATCAGCTATTACAGGGTCCCTTGAGATTGGTTGTGTCCTTTTGGGTATATGCTATGGAGTTCAGTTCTCTGTTATGGTGCCCACTGCTTCTGAACTTTTTGGGCTTAAGCACTTTGGAATGATTTACAATTTCCTTACCATAGGGAACCCATTAGGGGCTTTCTTCTTTTCAGGCCTGCTTGCAGGCTATATCTATGACATAGAAGCTGCAAAACAAAGTTTTCTATTAAGAACATCAGACATTGAGTGTCTAGGCAGCAGTTGCTTCAGGCTCACTTTTTTTATCTTGGCGGGGGTATGTGCTGTGGGTTCTCTTTTAAGCATATATCTTACATATAGGATAAGACCTGTTTATGAAATGTTATATGCGGGAGGTTCTTTTAGCATTCCAAGGCACGATGATCCTCAGCAGCAAAAGTAA